The Anabaena sp. WA102 genome contains a region encoding:
- a CDS encoding DUF1499 domain-containing protein yields MSNLTAIAQLQKIIVSIFLTLILSFIIPATASASSLGIESASLSPCPVSPNCVVSQNADAKHAIEPITYHIERDKARETLLKVLTVVPRTTIVSQTDNYIHAISKSRIFKFVDDVEFYFPSDKSVIHIRSASRVGDSDFGVNRRRLEQIRLALRDLNI; encoded by the coding sequence ATGTCGAATTTAACAGCGATCGCTCAACTACAAAAGATTATTGTCTCAATATTCCTAACGTTGATCCTGAGTTTTATAATTCCTGCAACTGCTTCAGCTTCAAGCTTAGGAATTGAGTCAGCTAGTCTTAGTCCTTGTCCAGTTTCTCCTAATTGTGTTGTCAGTCAAAATGCTGATGCTAAACACGCTATTGAGCCGATTACCTATCATATAGAACGAGATAAAGCCAGAGAAACTTTACTAAAAGTTCTCACTGTTGTTCCCCGCACCACGATTGTATCACAAACAGATAATTATATTCATGCAATTTCTAAAAGTCGCATTTTCAAGTTTGTTGATGATGTGGAGTTTTATTTTCCTAGCGATAAGTCAGTTATTCATATCCGTTCTGCATCTCGTGTAGGAGATTCTGATTTTGGTGTCAACCGCAGACGCTTAGAACAAATTCGGTTAGCTTTACGGGATTTGAATATTTAA
- the tftA gene encoding hormogonium tapered terminus morphoprotein TftA, with protein MGRIFISAAHGGTEAGKNDPGAIAGGTTEAKEMILLRDLVVIELRTRNLEVLAVPDDLSAAQTIAWINSRANAKDVALEIQANAANSPTVRGASAFYIAKNDQRKQNAEMLLTALLRRVPQLPNRGVKPDTDSGLGNLQFCRQTAIAAILLQVGFLSSPEDRALLQSRRRDFAIGIAEGLTTWSQANDPQQPTTENYPSINININGQNYLEQGLLINGNAYIPIDLVDRLRIDISKLTNLRRITYRQIVYIKAIELRESHISIDWDSASRTVRLRSISTVCPGQIEQLISNGNTSEIQLQSFLKINNESAITQFPDLPKLYREEATIEGINHDIAFCQMCLETGFLRFGTDIKPQQNNFAGLGAVGGGAEGASFPSARIGVRAHIQHLKAYASLEPLVQPEVDPRFRFVTRGVAQSVNQLSGRWSADLDYGIKITAIIRRLYESANLL; from the coding sequence ATGGGACGGATTTTTATTTCTGCGGCACATGGTGGCACAGAAGCGGGTAAAAATGACCCCGGTGCGATCGCTGGTGGCACAACGGAAGCAAAGGAAATGATTCTTTTGCGGGATTTGGTGGTGATAGAACTGCGGACTCGGAATTTAGAAGTTTTAGCTGTTCCTGACGATTTGAGCGCGGCTCAAACTATCGCCTGGATTAATTCTCGTGCTAATGCCAAAGATGTAGCCCTAGAAATTCAAGCCAACGCGGCAAATAGTCCAACGGTGCGCGGAGCAAGTGCATTTTATATTGCCAAAAACGATCAGCGCAAGCAAAATGCAGAAATGTTATTAACGGCACTTTTGCGCCGTGTCCCACAATTACCCAATCGCGGAGTCAAACCAGATACAGATAGTGGCTTGGGTAACTTGCAATTTTGTCGTCAAACAGCGATCGCCGCCATATTACTACAAGTCGGTTTCCTCAGCAGTCCCGAAGATCGGGCTTTATTACAAAGTCGTCGTCGTGATTTTGCGATCGGAATTGCCGAAGGACTAACTACTTGGAGTCAAGCAAATGATCCTCAGCAACCAACAACCGAAAATTATCCCAGCATTAACATCAATATCAATGGACAAAATTACTTAGAACAAGGACTATTAATTAATGGTAATGCTTACATCCCCATTGATTTAGTAGATCGTTTACGGATTGATATTTCAAAATTAACTAATTTACGCCGGATTACCTATCGGCAAATAGTTTATATCAAAGCCATAGAACTTCGAGAATCTCATATTTCTATTGATTGGGATAGTGCCTCACGCACAGTCAGATTACGTTCAATTTCAACAGTTTGTCCCGGACAAATTGAACAACTTATCTCCAATGGCAACACATCAGAAATACAATTACAATCATTTCTAAAAATCAATAATGAAAGTGCCATTACCCAATTTCCTGACCTTCCCAAACTATATCGAGAAGAAGCAACCATTGAAGGCATAAATCATGACATTGCTTTTTGTCAAATGTGTCTAGAAACTGGATTTTTACGTTTTGGAACTGACATCAAACCCCAACAAAATAACTTTGCCGGTTTGGGTGCAGTTGGTGGTGGTGCTGAAGGAGCATCATTTCCCAGCGCGAGAATTGGTGTTAGAGCGCATATTCAACATTTAAAAGCCTATGCCAGTTTAGAACCTTTAGTCCAGCCAGAAGTAGATCCGCGATTTCGTTTTGTTACCAGAGGTGTTGCTCAGTCAGTTAATCAATTATCAGGGCGCTGGTCTGCGGATTTAGACTACGGAATCAAAATTACAGCTATTATCAGAAGACTCTATGAATCAGCAAATCTTTTGTAA
- a CDS encoding UbiD family decarboxylase: MARDLRGFIKILEERGQLKRISALVDPDMEIAEISNRMLQKGGPGLLFENVKGASFPVAVNLMGTVERICWAMNMEKPEELETLGKKLSMLQQPKPPKKISQAIDFGKVLFDVVKAKPGRDFFPPCQQVVVAGNDLDLNKLPLIRPYPGDAGKIITLGLVITKDCETGIPNVGVYRLQLQSNNTMTVHWLSVRGGARHLRKAAERGKKLEVAIALGVDPLIIMAAATPIPVDLSEWLFAGLYGGSGVNLARCKTVDLEVPADSEFVLEGTITPGEVLPDGPFGDHMGYYGGVEDSPLVRFQCMTHRKNPIYLTTFSGLPPKEEAMMAIALNRIYTPILRQQVSEIVDFFLPMEALSYKAAIISIDKAYPGQARRAALAFWSALPQFTYTKFVIVVDKDINVRDPRQVVWAISSKVDPTRDVFILPNTPFDTLDFASEKLGLGGRMGIDATTKIPPETEHEWGEPLKSDPDVAEMVERRWQEYGLADLQLGEVDPNLFGYDMK; the protein is encoded by the coding sequence ATGGCGCGAGATTTACGAGGATTCATTAAAATTCTAGAAGAAAGAGGGCAATTGAAGCGAATTTCAGCTTTGGTTGATCCAGATATGGAAATTGCGGAGATTTCCAACCGAATGCTGCAAAAAGGTGGTCCAGGCTTACTATTCGAGAATGTCAAAGGTGCATCTTTTCCCGTCGCAGTTAACTTAATGGGGACTGTGGAAAGGATATGCTGGGCGATGAACATGGAAAAACCAGAGGAGTTGGAAACCCTGGGAAAGAAGCTAAGTATGCTTCAGCAACCCAAACCACCGAAAAAGATTTCCCAAGCTATAGATTTTGGTAAAGTGCTGTTTGACGTGGTGAAAGCTAAACCGGGAAGGGACTTTTTTCCGCCTTGTCAACAGGTGGTAGTTGCTGGAAATGATTTAGATTTAAATAAGTTACCTTTAATACGTCCTTATCCGGGAGATGCTGGTAAGATTATTACGCTAGGATTGGTAATTACTAAGGATTGTGAGACGGGAATCCCCAATGTAGGCGTATATCGTTTACAGTTACAGTCTAATAATACTATGACTGTACATTGGCTATCGGTGCGGGGTGGTGCGAGACATTTACGCAAAGCGGCAGAACGTGGTAAAAAGTTAGAAGTAGCGATCGCTCTGGGTGTAGATCCTTTAATCATTATGGCAGCAGCCACACCCATTCCTGTAGATTTATCAGAATGGTTATTTGCTGGATTGTATGGCGGTTCGGGAGTCAACTTAGCCAGGTGTAAAACTGTAGATTTGGAAGTTCCCGCAGATTCCGAATTTGTTTTAGAAGGGACAATTACACCGGGGGAAGTTTTACCGGATGGACCCTTTGGCGACCACATGGGATATTATGGCGGTGTGGAGGATTCCCCTTTGGTGCGGTTTCAGTGTATGACACACCGCAAAAATCCCATTTATCTTACCACATTTAGCGGGTTGCCACCAAAAGAAGAAGCCATGATGGCGATCGCACTTAACCGGATTTACACCCCTATTTTACGGCAACAAGTATCAGAAATAGTTGATTTCTTCCTGCCAATGGAAGCGTTAAGTTACAAAGCCGCAATTATTTCCATAGATAAAGCCTATCCTGGACAAGCACGGCGAGCAGCTTTAGCCTTTTGGAGTGCGTTACCACAATTCACCTATACGAAATTTGTGATTGTTGTTGATAAAGATATCAATGTTCGTGATCCCCGTCAAGTGGTTTGGGCGATCAGTTCCAAAGTTGATCCTACCAGAGACGTATTTATATTACCAAATACTCCCTTTGATACTTTAGATTTTGCTAGTGAAAAACTTGGTTTAGGTGGGAGAATGGGTATAGATGCCACTACAAAAATTCCTCCAGAAACAGAACATGAATGGGGTGAACCATTAAAATCAGATCCCGATGTTGCGGAAATGGTAGAAAGACGTTGGCAAGAATATGGTTTAGCAGATTTACAATTAGGAGAAGTTGATCCTAATCTATTTGGTTACGATATGAAGTAA
- a CDS encoding rhomboid family intramembrane serine protease, which translates to MFPLYDENPTRITPYFTYGLIGMNVLVFLHEISLSNLQLEQFFQLYAVIPQELTINWSGEWTTLFTSQFLHGGWWHLISNMIYLWVFGNNIEDRLGHFKYLLFYLTCGAIAALCQWFIGMYSTIPSLGASGAISGVLGAYLIWFPQARITTLVFLGFFITTINIPALVIIGIFFIQNLIAGFASLQTAAKMSVETGGVAYWAHLGGFVVGSIFALGNRE; encoded by the coding sequence GTGTTTCCCCTCTACGATGAAAACCCGACCCGAATTACGCCATATTTTACCTATGGTTTAATTGGTATGAATGTTCTAGTTTTTCTCCACGAAATCAGTTTGTCAAATCTGCAACTAGAACAGTTTTTTCAATTGTATGCAGTCATACCGCAAGAATTAACCATCAACTGGAGTGGAGAGTGGACAACCTTATTTACCTCACAATTTTTGCATGGAGGTTGGTGGCACTTAATATCCAATATGATCTATCTGTGGGTATTTGGTAACAATATTGAAGACCGTTTAGGGCATTTTAAATATTTATTATTTTATTTAACCTGTGGTGCTATAGCTGCTTTATGTCAATGGTTTATTGGTATGTACTCCACTATCCCTTCATTGGGTGCAAGTGGGGCAATTTCTGGAGTTCTGGGTGCATACTTAATCTGGTTTCCTCAAGCGAGAATTACCACTTTAGTTTTTTTGGGTTTTTTCATCACCACAATTAATATCCCCGCATTAGTAATTATTGGTATTTTCTTTATACAAAATCTTATCGCTGGTTTTGCCAGTCTCCAGACAGCAGCTAAAATGAGTGTAGAAACGGGAGGAGTCGCTTATTGGGCGCACCTTGGGGGTTTTGTTGTGGGGAGTATTTTTGCCCTGGGAAATAGAGAATAG